The following DNA comes from Brassica oleracea var. oleracea cultivar TO1000 chromosome C5, BOL, whole genome shotgun sequence.
GCCGCGTCCTGCGGCTGACGCCGCGTCCTGCGGCTGACGCCGATAAAATCTGCGGTCGCGATATAGTATGCGGCAGCGGCAGCGGCAGCGTCTGCATCTGCGAAACGAACAACAACTGTTCTCATTGACGCTGCCGCCGCCGCTGACGCCGAAACCTGCGGCAACCAAACGAACAGGAATTTTGTGACAAAAAAAAAGAGAGAGAGAATGGTTTTCTCATGTTAAAATGGCGTGTTAAAAAAAAGGAGTGGTGGAATGGCTGTAAGAAGATTGTAGTCAAGTCTGTACGATGTGGAAACGGTTTGCTTGTGATGAGCTTGAGGTGCTCAACACCAACTCTTCTTCCTTGCTACCTTGTTTGATGGTTACTTCATGTTCATACAGTGATGAATCTGATGATGAGATTGACTGTGAACCTGAGTCTTTTCTGATGAGTAACGTGGGTTTGGCTGAGACTGCCCTATATGAAGTGAGGCACAAGTTTTGTTGTTGTTGATAAACTGATTGAGATATTGGATCTGTTTGTTGATGATAACAGGAAGATATCAGGAATCAAGTATCAGATGTCGGAGCGGAAATAATGAAAGAGATGGAATCGTCTCTCGCTCAAAGAAACTAGGAAAGAAGTGGAACCTAAACGTGATCTACGAAAAGTGTAAGCTATGGTTGGTTGCAGGGATACATTTTTGCTTACCACTTTACTTCATAGTATGCTGTGATTGTTTTTCCTTCTAATGTCTACAAATTTTGGGAAATAAATGAGTTTTTTTTCTTGTTGCTGGTGTTTTGATACATTCAGCTACATTGAATGCTCAAGCTGGTGGGTAGCTATCTTCTTCTAAACACCTATTGGTATCCTACGTTGCTGTGATTGTTTTTTCCTTTTCATTTGATTATTTGAATATTGCAACCTTATTTCTTGTTGTGTTTATTCTTTATTGGAGCAGCCTAGGTAAATCAATCCAAGCTGCAGAAAGTGCTTTGACATTGGAGAAGCACAGGTTGAAGAAGCTGGAAGAGTTAGAAGCAGTGAACCAGTCTCTAAAATCATGTTCAAATGAGGTATCTATCTTTTTCCTTATGCTGTTATCCATCATATCATACACATTTTCTCACAAGTCATTTTTTTTTTCTTTTCCATTTATTACTATTTGTAGGACTTTAGCATCTTTGAAAAAACAAATTGCAAGGGCCATAAAGCAAATAAGGGCAACAAAGGATAATGTAAGGTATGGTTCATGGTTTCTTCATGACTGTTGTTGTATATGTGACTCTTTTCGCGTTTTAATGTAGGAGCCTTGATCTTGTTTTACTTTTGAAAATGTCAATTTTAAGCATGTGGTACGAAAGATTCAATATAGAGTTGAAGAGGTTTTGTGTAAGCTTTGCCTAGGCGTCTCTTATATAGAGTTCATTCTTTGGACTCAGATTGTTGTGCTCGGGTCAAACTGGCAAACAACTCTTTGTTAATGTTTGTTGATTCTTGCAGATAGTCTCCACTCAAGACCCTTTTGCAGGCAGCTACGTCATCCTTTATGTCACCTCGCAGGTACAAAATCTGAAAATGTTTTGTTGTTTCTGTAGTTAAAACTCTCTTTGCCGTTACTGAATATCATCTATCATTGATGCACACAAGCAATGGATATTGTTCTTGCTGATTTTTACAAAGCTTGCATTTACACTGTCCCAAAGCATATTATTAGCTCACATGTAAGTAAATTTCTCTAAAATTACTTTGACCTAATTGTTAAGAATTTCTTAATTAATTGTTAATAAATTCAGTCAGGTTGGGACTCAGACGCATATCACCGCCTAGCTTCTACGGTGAGACGCTACGGTGCACTTGTCCAGGTTTCTACCTCTTTTTTTATTCAACTCTGTCTTGTGAACTACTGTTTCCGTAGTCTGATTCTTAGCAATGTGACTCTTCTTCTAATGGCAATAACAGACCGATATTTGCGGTGGCAATGCTCATAACATTCATGGGATTGAACATGGATGGGCTTGGTTTGCCCGGTTCCTTAACAAAATCTCAGCCTACAGATGCTACTACAACAGCCTTAAACGCATTTCTCCAGGTACCCGAAAAAGCTTAGATTTACAATTACCGGTTCTGAGTTTTTTTGAAATGAGCTATGTATCATAACTTTGGTACATGTTGATGTGTAGACGGCAGGGTTTGGTCTATTCATCAGAGGTACAAATCTCAGTTCTTAAAAGCTGCGAACGTTGTCAGAGAGCATTTCTTGCCAAAGTTGAGGGCGAAAAAGGACGCAGCGAATCTACAGACGATCATAACCGATATAACAGCGTACTTGGATTACCAGATGTATGTATCTCAAGGAACCTATAGGAAGAACTAGATCAGCAGAATCAACATCACCATGGGAATTATTGCAGAGGTTATCATTGAATTTATGTATCATGCGTTAAATAAAACTTATCAATTTTCTTTAGGCTGTTGTAACATATAATGTTACACCAATTATTTGAAAAATCAGTCACAAGAAGCTGAATCAAGGAAACATTATTGTTTAATTACTGAGTATTTTGTGTCACTTAGAGACCTATGTGAAA
Coding sequences within:
- the LOC106293543 gene encoding protein GLE1-like; the protein is MRTLASLKKQIARAIKQIRATKDNIVSTQDPFAGSYVILYVTSQHIISSHSGWDSDAYHRLASTVRRYGALVQTDICGGNAHNIHGIEHGWAWFARFLNKISAYRCYYNSLKRISPDGRVWSIHQRYKSQFLKAANVVREHFLPKLRAKKDAANLQTIITDITAYLDYQMYVSQGTYRKN